From a single Brassica oleracea var. oleracea cultivar TO1000 chromosome C5, BOL, whole genome shotgun sequence genomic region:
- the LOC106344897 gene encoding uncharacterized protein LOC106344897: protein MNVLSKLLDKSAVDHKMGYHPKCKNLSLTHLSFADDILVFSDGNSRSIQSILDVFGRFANISGLVMSVEKSTIYCGGMQEENRQAIQNQFHLDVGQLPVRYLGLPLLTKRMGKNDYQPLVEKLKKRISLWTNRFLSRAGRLQLIKSVLMSIINFWMSSFCLPGECLKEINSLCSAFLWTGPELNARKAKIAWEVVTTKIDEGGLGLRPLKEVNAVCCLKLIWRVTSSHSLWARWVKEYLFKGKTFWAVHSNSTLGSWVWRKLLKYRDKAKEFHHIEVNNGRGTSFWFDEWSDMGRLFDIVGARGCIDMGISFTATVESAMTRRPRRHRYDLYVMIEEALNKQRSKMNHGKDVVLWKHNLNTFKPKFDTKSTWLLIRDSKPDVSWYSTVWFPSSTPKYSFMVWMRYIIGYPLETKCSSGTLD, encoded by the coding sequence ATGAACGTTTTGTCCAAGTTATTGGACAAGTCTGCAGTGGACCACAAGATGGGTTATCATCCTAAATGCAAGAACTTAAGCCTTACTCATTTGAGTTTCGCTGATGATATTCTTGTTTTTTCAGATGGTAATTCACGTTCAATACAAAGCATCCTAGACGTCTTTGGAAGATTTGCGAACATCTCAGGCCTGGTGATGAGTGTGGAGAAATCAACGATTTATTGTGGTGGTATGCAGGAGGAGAATAGGCAGGCAATACAGAATCAGTTCCACTTGGATGTTGGCCAGTTACCTGTTCGATATCTTGGCCTTCCACTCTTGACAAAGAGAATGGGGAAAAATGATTATCAGCCTCTTGTTGAGAAGCTAAAAAAGCGTATTAGTCTCTGGACAAATCGTTTTTTATCTAGGGCTGGGAGACTGCAACTTATAAAATCCGTGCTCATGAGCATTATAAACTTCTGGATGTCATCTTTTTGCCTTCCAGGAGAATGTCTGAAGGAGATTAATAGTTTGTGCTCAGCTTTTCTCTGGACAGGTCCGGAGTTGAACGCTAGAAAAGCAAAGATTGCTTGGGAGGTGGTCACGACAAAGATAGATGAAGGGGGTCTGGGTCTACGGCCACTGAAAGAAGTTAATGCAGTTTGTTGTCTGAAGCTAATATGGAGGGTCACATCTTCTCACTCTCTATGGGCTAGGTGGGTTAAAGAATATCTATTCAAGGGAAAGACGTTCTGGGCAGTTCATTCAAACTCAACGCTAGGATCATGGGTATGGCGTAAACTGTTGAAGTATCGCGATAAAGCGAAAGAGTTTCATCACATTGAAGTTAACAATGGGCGTGGTACCTCATTCTGGTTCGATGAATGGTCAGATATGGGTCGCTTATTTGACATTGTGGGAGCAAGGGGTTGTATTGATATGGGAATCTCTTTTACCGCAACGGTGGAATCTGCTATGACTCGTCGCCCACGGCGACATAGATATGATCTTTATGTTATGATTGAGGAAGCATTGAATAAACAGAGGAGCAAAATGAATCATGGGAAAGATGTTGTGTTATGGAAACACAATCTGAACACTTTCAAACCAAAGTTTGACACAAAAAGCACTTGGCTGTTGATTCGTGACTCAAAACCGGATGTTAGCTGGTACTCTACTGTCTGGTTCCCTTCCTCCACTCCGAAATACAGTTTCATGGTCTGGATGCGATACATAATCGGTTATCCACTGGAGACAAAATGCTCCTCTGGAACTCTGGACTAA
- the LOC106344898 gene encoding uncharacterized mitochondrial protein AtMg00310-like: protein MSIVDFWATVFRLPSKCLKDIEQICLAFLWTGLELKATGAKVAWKDIFKPHSEGGLAVRALKESLWGKWIKANMLKKKSFWEISVKTQLGSWMWKKMLKLRDVAKTFHIKAMGNGRHTSFWFDRWSELGALSDQLGGGIIDMCIRRDATVEDAILNP, encoded by the exons ATGAGCATAGTAGACTTTTGGGCCACTGTTTTCAGACTCCCGAGCAAGTGTCTAAAAGATATTGAGCAGATTTGTTTGGCGTTTCTCTGGACTGGTCTGGAGTTAAAGGCCACGGGTGCAAAGGTGGCATGGAAAGATATCTTTAAGCCTCATAGTGAAGGAGGATTAGCAGTTAGAGCGCTAAAGGAG TCACTTTGGGGCAAATGGATAAAAGCTAACATGCTTAAGAAGAAAAGCTTCTGGGAGATCAGTGTGAAAACTCAACTAGGTTCATGGATGTGGAAAAAGATGTTGAAGCTTCGAGATGTTGCGAAAACATTTCATATCAAGGCTATGGGGAATGGGCGTCACACCTCCTTTTGGTTTGATAGGTGGTCTGAATTGGGTGCACTGTCGGATCAATTAGGAGGAGGTATAATAGACATGTGTATAAGGAGAGATGCTACGGTGGAGGACGCAATTCTTAACCCGTGA